ACTCCTGTTTATTTGGGATGGTGTGGGAGATACTGAGGTGCTGCTTAAGGTTAGCGAAGCTGGAAAAACATAGTCCGCATAATTTCTTGCCCTGTGGATAATAAAATAACACCACATTAGAGCTCTGCATCCTCAGCAAGCTATTATAAAGTACACCCTAGATTAATTTCTACTTACCATCGTTCCAAACGGGTGATGCAGAAAACTATTACCTGTGCATTTAGAGAGGGTTTGAGAGGAAAGAGTAATGTCAGAAAGTGGAAAAAGGAGCATTGTCAACTATATTAACAACTCGAAAATTTCTCAAGAAATGTAAATCGTGTGCCAGCATGGTGTGTATTCCTACATATAGCAGGACACAGGTAGCCATGTCATTTGGTTCATAAgccacacagagagagagaagagagagaggtcaAAATGTCTGACAAAAAGGTAGCACAACCGTTTACCAGCCATGGACAGTAGATACTGGGTTTTGGAATGTCTTATGCAAGATGTCCAAACTATTTTGGAATGTGTTACGCAAGGCATCCCACCATTTTTGGAATGTGTCCCTACTTTTCCGAAAGGTGTCCCTACTTTTCCGAAAGGTGACCCCACTTTTCTGAAAGGCGTAATACAGTGTGgctgaaacacattttgtagCTTTGTCTGCCTCACATGAATCTGTGACTTCATTTACAATACAGCACATGTCCAACAGGTTCACTTACTGCTCCCTTCCTGATTTTGtcaacagctttaaaaaacattttgatcatCCCTGTTACCTTCAAATGTGCAAATCTCTTTACTTTCTAGCTGTTTCCAGGCTTTGGACACTCTTCTTTCTGACTGAACTGTCAGAGGTGTTTTTTCGACTCCACTCGCTCCTTCTTCTTACAGCCTTTCTTGCATTCCTTTCTTCAGATGTCTCTACTCCCATGCTTTGTGGTGACATCGGTGGACTGTCTCCAGCATTGAGGCCTATGCTGCTCACAGGGTTCTTTTTTGCTTCAGAGTGAGGTTGCGTCCTTCTTTGTTTGAAGTGACCTTGTCCATTCCGCTCACAGGTGAAGCACTGACACATTTCATTTCCCGTCCCAAAAAAGCTGCCACCATAGTAACACGTGATCTCTTCCCCAGGAGAAATAGGATGAATCACCTCAACATAGACAATATTCTTCTCACCAGGTAAAAACCTGCAGTTTGGTTTGCATTCATAGTTAACAAAAGATGCAGGGCCCAGCCAGAGCTGATCGCAGCGTTTTCGTAAAGAATACATGATGCTGAAGTCATTGACACCTGCCCTCAGCACTGTGCTGTCACCAGGACGAAACTCTGCTGTGCAGCCCAGCAAGACCTCTATACGCTGCCCTGAAAACCATTGTCTTGTTGAGACAACTTTAGCCCCATTGGTCTCTACAGAGTATCTGTCACAGTACTTTATCTTAACGCCACTGTCCAACAGGAAGGCACTGAGGTAGCGGTAGACATGTTGTCTCAGCAGCTGCAGACGGTGGCCGCCCAGAGAAACAAAATAGTCAGTCAGACTGCCTCCTGTCAATGCCTCAAATGTTACATTGAAATCATGTGTACACTGAAAGTGCAGCAGCGTCCCTTTGAGACTACCCTGACATCGGATGTCTGGTAAAGgactgattttcattttgtgagTGCAGAAGCCCAGCAGAGGGTCCAGCACCAAACTGGTGGCGAGGTCATCAATCTCACACAGCTCTGCCACAGTAATTGGGATCCGTCCTTCCATCTCCTCCAACCATCAGCATGCTGCGAGTTACACGACAATGACGAATTAGcttcaaaaaatatgtattttgtggCAAGCAAAGAATCAGCATGTTccatgttttaataaataaacatagatGTAAATTTGGAAAAATTCCAAATTTACATCTATAGTGATCTATCACATGTGCTATGCAAAACGAGataaaaagtgatattttgaaagttcaaactgcataaaaattACTGACAAACATGCCATAGTTGTGTTACAcactaaaaaaagtcaaaaacaaacaagtttaaaaagattttgaagattttt
The sequence above is drawn from the Plectropomus leopardus isolate mb unplaced genomic scaffold, YSFRI_Pleo_2.0 unplaced_scaffold20147, whole genome shotgun sequence genome and encodes:
- the LOC121965475 gene encoding histone-lysine N-methyltransferase KMT5C-like gives rise to the protein MEGRIPITVAELCEIDDLATSLVLDPLLGFCTHKMKISPLPDIRCQGSLKGTLLHFQCTHDFNVTFEALTGGSLTDYFVSLGGHRLQLLRQHVYRYLSAFLLDSGVKIKYCDRYSVETNGAKVVSTRQWFSGQRIEVLLGCTAEFRPGDSTVLRAGVNDFSIMYSLRKRCDQLWLGPASFVNYECKPNCRFLPGEKNIVYVEVIHPISPGEEITCYYGGSFFGTGNEMCQCFTCERNGQGHFKQRRTQPHSEAKKNPVSSIGLNAGDSPPMSPQSMGVETSEERNARKA